In Rhodopirellula islandica, one DNA window encodes the following:
- a CDS encoding ExbD/TolR family protein produces the protein MNERLGGRKIRCPGCDSPITIPEAPVVAEAEPVEVELVEAEPIAMDAFEAEPVVEATVGAEAEEAGFGSPAHAAMRDELAAVSEGVEPAAFNLDDDDDALPPRKKRDDGELDMTPMVDVTFLLLIFFMVTASFSLQKSIQMPRQQSELPSTNNDPEETDEKDPVELEIDENGGFLVLAPEWEKETPGKQNLISALKEAVGDNRDGMQLNIKIHENAKLQFLVDGMDAGTIAGFAALQVTEVDGFD, from the coding sequence GTGAACGAACGCTTGGGCGGACGAAAAATTCGATGCCCTGGTTGCGATTCACCGATCACGATCCCGGAAGCTCCCGTTGTGGCGGAAGCCGAACCGGTTGAGGTGGAGCTCGTGGAAGCGGAACCGATTGCGATGGATGCCTTCGAAGCGGAGCCCGTCGTCGAAGCCACGGTGGGTGCGGAAGCCGAAGAGGCGGGGTTCGGCAGTCCCGCTCACGCCGCAATGCGCGACGAGCTCGCGGCCGTTTCAGAGGGCGTGGAGCCCGCCGCGTTCAACCTGGACGACGATGACGATGCCCTGCCACCGCGTAAAAAACGTGACGACGGTGAACTCGACATGACACCGATGGTCGATGTGACGTTCTTGCTGCTGATCTTCTTCATGGTCACGGCGAGTTTCTCGTTGCAGAAATCGATTCAAATGCCTCGCCAGCAATCCGAACTTCCCAGTACGAACAACGACCCAGAAGAAACGGACGAGAAGGATCCGGTCGAGCTGGAAATCGACGAGAACGGCGGCTTCCTGGTTCTCGCTCCCGAGTGGGAAAAAGAAACACCCGGGAAGCAGAATCTGATCAGCGCCCTGAAAGAGGCGGTGGGCGACAATCGGGATGGCATGCAGTTGAACATCAAGATTCACGAAAACGCCAAGCTCCAGTTTCTGGTCGATGGCATGGACGCTGGCACCATCGCTGGCTTCGCCGCCCTGCAGGTCACCGAAGTCGACGGTTTTGATTGA
- a CDS encoding outer membrane protein assembly factor BamB family protein: MVGGFTINNMLANELIDQLERRGLLDQEIIEALREQMSQGGSRVTPEAVAKLLVDNGQLTRFQATKLIGELRSESYDSEAAEVVDGEEDLTAQLIDDDDVPEAIIEDDDPFGDNPVEVEAVVAEPVEVVAEADSMGDAPSRGRPSSSRIKKPETKSTWDSFKIYGYLGIIGFLIIAGGVLWFVLSKGNADEFIALANKQYDSQSYQPAQDAYIAYLDQFGESSQYSSLARTRITMCELFRAEQMTDPVAGLEMAKEKLPTVINEEAMNDERGNLAGFLVDVAENIAKEAEFAKETEEKRRLLERLDEQQTLIDNPNYMLSSMKTTLSGRLLQLSEARNRVKREIDRNVRLDETEAAMQAALAEKKTKEAYDQRDSLLRDFPELAKDSRLVTLVEEASEIQQTLVKPSAKTPEISTDPAGDAALRSIVLTTRQGNSIPGIEDEVFFLRAGGSVLAFAVDDGRLLWRDYTGQGEDYTPLRLDDGTAVLLSDMANDEIRRCRGEDGEVEWRAKIGEPFVEPVAGRDSILVTMKSGTLAAMDSDSGDVKWSTDLSQELSTPAGLDDTLNRIYIPGSHSNLYVLNARDGKCIESLYLEHDEGTIAVAPVSLLGHVFVIENTGSDYAQVHVLKVDENGENIKIAQSPFRLDGNVVVPPIVQNRRLIVLTDRGQVAVYDIEPTSEKDQVSLIAQQVAAYDKPTLTRMAVGRSQMWITGTRIGRYELQINTGRVVFSWGKSEGDTFIGQPLSLEDVLVHARVLKGTSAIRVTAAEPKTGNMLWQTDVGTPIAMITPAPESGFHAVTSQGALFELTSESLATGSTQGPIENPGAKGISMSFQNPIAVDDVRRILLNQAQKGEALIYDPTRRSEKLRKVTFQLTGPKPTGVATFSGGGLFLPLDTGRAVLMDWQTGRVKGAPFQPASDPTATVEWTNPINSAADPDQVLIADSRKKLYRLRVGDQIRELSSVDLESPFLGTVAGVESSLLGSVSGPASDFLVGHDQTGLEQTFKKVLDGRVVWGPVAAQSESTGEIALVITDDQVLRGFSASGEPLFQTQMPEAGQLVDRVVSIGGRWVLTGKDGWLTSIDPASGNVVGTTKLGQPLSAGPLPVGDKLLVPGTEGVVYITNIPGDA, translated from the coding sequence ATGGTCGGCGGTTTCACAATCAACAACATGCTTGCAAACGAACTGATTGACCAACTGGAACGGCGGGGTCTCTTGGACCAAGAGATCATCGAGGCGTTGCGGGAACAAATGTCGCAAGGAGGCTCACGCGTGACGCCCGAAGCGGTGGCCAAGCTGTTGGTCGACAATGGCCAGCTGACACGATTCCAAGCGACCAAGCTGATTGGCGAACTGCGCAGTGAGTCATACGATTCCGAAGCTGCGGAAGTGGTCGATGGCGAGGAGGATCTGACAGCACAACTGATCGATGACGACGATGTTCCCGAAGCCATCATCGAAGACGACGACCCGTTCGGTGACAATCCGGTCGAAGTGGAAGCCGTTGTCGCGGAACCCGTCGAAGTGGTTGCCGAAGCGGATTCGATGGGGGACGCACCATCGCGCGGTCGCCCGTCCTCCTCTCGGATCAAGAAACCTGAGACCAAGTCGACTTGGGACTCATTTAAAATCTACGGCTACTTGGGAATCATTGGATTCTTGATCATTGCCGGCGGTGTGCTTTGGTTCGTGCTTTCGAAGGGCAACGCGGACGAGTTCATCGCGCTCGCCAACAAACAATACGACAGCCAAAGCTATCAGCCGGCTCAAGACGCTTACATCGCTTACCTCGATCAATTTGGCGAAAGCAGCCAATACTCTTCGCTGGCTCGAACGCGAATCACGATGTGCGAGTTGTTTCGTGCGGAGCAGATGACCGATCCGGTGGCTGGGTTGGAAATGGCGAAAGAAAAGTTGCCAACCGTTATCAACGAGGAGGCAATGAACGATGAACGTGGCAACCTGGCAGGTTTCCTCGTTGACGTCGCCGAAAACATCGCGAAAGAGGCTGAGTTCGCCAAGGAAACCGAAGAGAAACGACGCCTGCTGGAGCGACTCGATGAGCAACAAACGTTGATTGACAACCCGAACTACATGTTGTCATCGATGAAGACGACTTTGTCGGGTCGGTTGTTGCAACTCTCAGAGGCTCGCAACCGCGTCAAACGAGAAATCGATCGCAACGTTCGCCTGGACGAGACGGAAGCGGCGATGCAAGCCGCACTCGCGGAAAAGAAGACCAAGGAAGCCTACGACCAACGTGATTCGTTGCTGCGTGATTTCCCTGAACTGGCCAAGGACTCACGCTTGGTGACGTTGGTCGAGGAGGCCAGCGAGATCCAGCAAACATTGGTCAAGCCATCGGCGAAGACACCCGAGATCAGCACGGACCCTGCCGGAGATGCCGCGCTGCGGTCCATCGTGTTGACCACGCGCCAAGGCAATTCGATTCCCGGCATTGAAGACGAGGTCTTCTTTCTTCGTGCGGGTGGATCGGTGTTGGCGTTCGCAGTCGACGACGGTCGCTTGTTGTGGCGTGATTACACCGGACAAGGCGAAGACTACACGCCGTTGCGATTGGACGATGGCACGGCGGTTTTGTTGTCGGACATGGCCAACGATGAAATTCGTCGCTGCCGTGGAGAAGACGGCGAAGTGGAGTGGCGTGCGAAAATCGGCGAACCGTTTGTCGAACCCGTTGCCGGACGCGATTCCATTTTGGTGACGATGAAGTCCGGGACGCTGGCCGCGATGGATTCGGATTCTGGCGACGTCAAATGGTCAACGGATCTGTCCCAGGAATTGTCGACGCCCGCCGGACTCGATGACACTCTGAATCGGATTTACATTCCCGGCAGTCACAGCAACCTGTACGTGCTCAACGCACGCGATGGCAAATGCATCGAGAGTTTGTATCTCGAACACGATGAAGGAACGATCGCGGTCGCTCCCGTGTCCTTGCTCGGCCACGTGTTTGTGATCGAAAACACGGGCAGCGATTACGCTCAAGTTCACGTTTTGAAAGTCGATGAGAACGGCGAGAACATCAAAATTGCTCAGAGTCCATTCCGGTTGGATGGCAACGTGGTGGTTCCACCGATTGTTCAGAATCGTCGTCTGATCGTGTTGACCGATCGCGGCCAAGTGGCGGTGTATGACATCGAGCCAACCTCGGAAAAAGATCAGGTCTCGTTGATCGCTCAGCAGGTCGCCGCGTATGACAAACCCACGCTGACTCGGATGGCGGTCGGACGCAGTCAAATGTGGATCACGGGCACACGAATTGGTCGCTACGAGTTGCAGATCAACACGGGGCGAGTGGTTTTCAGTTGGGGGAAAAGTGAAGGTGACACCTTCATCGGCCAACCATTGTCGCTCGAAGATGTGCTCGTCCACGCTCGCGTCTTGAAAGGCACCTCTGCGATTCGCGTGACGGCGGCCGAACCCAAGACGGGGAACATGCTGTGGCAAACCGATGTGGGGACCCCGATCGCGATGATCACGCCTGCACCGGAAAGCGGTTTCCATGCCGTGACCAGCCAAGGAGCCTTGTTCGAGTTGACCTCGGAATCACTGGCGACGGGCTCGACGCAGGGCCCGATTGAGAACCCCGGTGCCAAGGGGATCTCCATGAGTTTCCAAAACCCAATCGCGGTGGACGACGTTCGCCGCATCCTGTTGAACCAAGCCCAGAAGGGCGAAGCGTTGATCTACGACCCGACTCGTCGAAGTGAGAAGCTTCGCAAGGTCACATTCCAATTGACGGGGCCCAAGCCAACCGGCGTGGCAACGTTCAGCGGTGGTGGTTTGTTCTTGCCGCTCGATACCGGACGCGCGGTGTTGATGGATTGGCAAACGGGGCGTGTCAAAGGGGCACCGTTCCAACCGGCCAGCGACCCCACGGCGACCGTCGAGTGGACCAACCCCATCAACAGTGCTGCGGACCCGGACCAAGTCTTGATCGCAGACAGTCGTAAAAAACTGTACCGGTTGCGAGTCGGCGACCAAATTCGAGAGTTGTCGAGCGTTGATTTGGAGTCGCCTTTCTTAGGAACCGTGGCGGGTGTGGAGTCGAGTCTGCTTGGCAGTGTCAGTGGTCCAGCCTCGGACTTCTTGGTGGGGCATGACCAGACCGGTCTCGAGCAAACCTTCAAGAAGGTCTTGGATGGACGTGTTGTTTGGGGACCCGTTGCGGCCCAATCCGAATCCACTGGCGAGATCGCATTGGTGATCACGGATGACCAAGTGTTGCGAGGCTTCAGTGCCTCGGGCGAACCTCTCTTTCAAACGCAAATGCCTGAAGCCGGTCAGTTGGTTGACCGGGTCGTCTCGATTGGTGGACGCTGGGTTTTGACGGGGAAAGACGGTTGGTTGACCTCGATCGATCCCGCTTCGGGCAACGTGGTTGGGACAACGAAACTTGGCCAGCCTTTGTCGGCCGGTCCTTTGCCGGTGGGCGATAAGCTGCTGGTCCCGGGCACCGAAGGTGTCGTTTACATCACGAACATTCCCGGTGACGCCTGA